In Pseudomonas fluorescens, a genomic segment contains:
- a CDS encoding DUF1302 domain-containing protein: protein MATRKIAASRRVPFTLTLAASLGLGATAAQAFQIDTGNPDLSLRWDNTLKYSAAWRLKDPSSKLSEGQTALNQNDGDHNFKKGLISDRLDILSELDIGYRDFGARVSGAAWYDTVYQERNDNHDAASANQRSVGFDEFTSDTRHLHGGDGELLDAFVYWNGTLADRALSVRAGRHGLIWGESLFFGSNGIAGAMAPVDVVKAQSVPNTQFKEITRPVNQLSTAYQLTDSVSLGAFYQLEWEATRLPGAGSYFSTSDTIGEGNERLITGGPFPDVLGGNANSPAAFFHGKDKKARDSGQGGLQLKFNTGTTDYGLYALQYHEKTPTLYLKPNATGPNFSTGQIGEYSWVYPEDIRVLGASFATSVDEYSFAGEASMRWNMPLVSNAQTVLPGVEADNNDNALYAVGRTAHVNLNVLASLGPSFVSNEANLTGEVAWNRLLAVTRNRAALDPNATDDGLGLKLVYTPTYRQFFPGIDISVPLGISYFPMGKSAVISGFGPDRGGDMNIGVSATYLDQVTVGLTYTHYYGPEDTSLNAASQFTYKQSLKDRDYLAFSVKTTF from the coding sequence ATGGCTACTCGTAAGATCGCTGCGTCGCGGCGCGTCCCTTTCACCCTGACCCTTGCGGCCAGCCTGGGACTCGGCGCCACGGCCGCCCAGGCATTTCAGATCGATACCGGCAATCCCGATCTCAGCTTGCGTTGGGACAATACGCTCAAGTACAGCGCGGCCTGGCGCCTGAAGGACCCCAGCAGCAAGCTCAGCGAGGGGCAGACGGCGCTGAACCAGAACGACGGCGATCACAACTTCAAAAAGGGGCTGATTTCCGATCGCCTGGATATCCTTTCCGAACTGGACATCGGTTATCGCGACTTCGGCGCGCGGGTGAGCGGTGCAGCCTGGTACGACACCGTTTACCAGGAACGCAACGACAACCACGACGCGGCCAGTGCCAACCAGCGTTCGGTGGGCTTCGACGAGTTCACCAGTGACACGCGTCATCTGCATGGTGGCGATGGCGAACTGCTGGATGCCTTTGTCTACTGGAACGGTACCCTGGCCGACCGTGCCTTATCGGTTCGCGCGGGGCGCCACGGCCTTATCTGGGGCGAGAGCCTGTTCTTCGGTAGTAACGGCATCGCCGGTGCCATGGCGCCGGTGGACGTGGTCAAGGCGCAATCGGTGCCCAACACTCAGTTCAAGGAAATCACCCGGCCGGTCAACCAGCTCTCGACCGCCTACCAACTGACCGACAGTGTGTCATTGGGCGCCTTCTACCAACTGGAGTGGGAGGCCACCCGCTTGCCGGGCGCCGGCAGCTATTTCTCCACCAGCGATACCATCGGCGAGGGCAATGAACGGCTGATCACGGGCGGGCCGTTCCCGGATGTCCTTGGCGGTAATGCCAATAGCCCGGCGGCTTTTTTCCATGGCAAGGATAAGAAAGCCAGGGACTCCGGCCAGGGCGGCCTGCAGCTCAAGTTCAACACCGGGACGACGGATTACGGCCTGTACGCGCTGCAGTATCACGAGAAAACGCCCACGTTGTATTTGAAACCGAATGCCACCGGGCCGAACTTCAGTACTGGGCAAATCGGCGAGTATTCCTGGGTCTACCCGGAAGATATCCGTGTCCTGGGCGCCAGTTTCGCGACCTCCGTGGACGAGTACAGCTTTGCCGGCGAGGCATCGATGCGCTGGAACATGCCGCTGGTGTCCAACGCCCAGACCGTCCTGCCGGGCGTTGAGGCGGACAACAACGATAACGCCTTGTACGCGGTTGGCCGGACGGCCCATGTCAACCTCAACGTCCTGGCATCGCTGGGCCCTTCCTTCGTTTCCAATGAAGCCAACCTGACAGGGGAAGTGGCCTGGAACCGCCTGCTGGCCGTGACCCGGAACCGCGCAGCCCTCGACCCCAACGCCACCGACGATGGCCTGGGCTTGAAGCTGGTGTACACGCCCACCTATCGCCAGTTCTTCCCCGGCATCGATATCAGCGTGCCGCTGGGCATCAGCTATTTCCCCATGGGCAAGTCGGCGGTGATCAGCGGGTTTGGTCCCGATAGAGGAGGGGACATGAACATCGGCGTCTCCGCCACCTACCTGGACCAAGTGACCGTGGGGCTGACCTACACGCACTACTACGGTCCCGAGGACACCAGCCTCAACGCCGCCAGCCAGTTCACTTACAAGCAGTCGTTGAAGGACCGGGATTACCTGGCCTTCTCCGTCAAGACCACGTTCTAA
- a CDS encoding FAD-dependent oxidoreductase — protein sequence MNAVKKVLIVGGGIGGLCAAIALRRQAIEVDLVELKTQWTVYGVGIIQQSNVVREMAKLGVLDGYLDAAYAFEDVTINTTAGEQLARIPGQRLAGPEYPANVGISRLALHQVLSETTIALGASIRLGLSVQSLEQVDEGVDVLLTDGSRDCYDLVVGADGLYSRIRGLLFGEQYRPRFTGQSVWRYNFPRAAGIDHLATFQGPAGNAGLVPLGRDQMYLFVTSHEPANPRMDAATLATQMRQRLNGFTGLIGELREQILDSDQVVYKPLEVVFVSEPWYRGRVVLIGDAVHATTPHLGQGAGMAIEDAVVLGEELVADGSVEQQLERFMARRYERCKFISESSVLAGDKEMTHDSGFDRIGLVRRMLEVTAEPI from the coding sequence ATGAACGCAGTGAAAAAGGTGCTTATCGTCGGTGGTGGTATCGGTGGATTGTGCGCCGCAATCGCGTTGCGTCGCCAGGCTATCGAAGTCGACCTGGTCGAGCTCAAGACGCAGTGGACAGTCTACGGTGTCGGCATCATCCAGCAGAGCAACGTTGTGCGTGAGATGGCCAAGTTGGGTGTGTTGGACGGTTACCTGGACGCTGCCTACGCGTTCGAGGATGTGACCATCAATACCACGGCCGGTGAACAGCTGGCGCGAATTCCCGGCCAACGCCTGGCGGGCCCCGAGTATCCGGCCAACGTCGGCATCTCGCGCCTGGCCCTGCATCAAGTCCTCAGCGAAACCACGATTGCCCTGGGTGCTTCGATTCGCCTGGGCCTGAGCGTGCAAAGCCTGGAGCAGGTGGACGAGGGCGTTGATGTGCTGCTCACCGATGGCAGTCGCGATTGTTACGACCTGGTGGTAGGCGCCGATGGCCTGTACTCGCGAATACGCGGTTTGCTGTTCGGTGAGCAGTACCGGCCGCGTTTCACCGGCCAGTCGGTGTGGCGCTACAACTTCCCACGCGCGGCTGGAATCGATCACCTGGCGACCTTCCAAGGCCCCGCCGGCAATGCCGGGCTGGTGCCGCTGGGACGCGACCAGATGTACCTGTTCGTCACCTCTCATGAACCCGCCAACCCGAGGATGGATGCCGCCACGCTGGCGACCCAGATGCGCCAGCGCCTGAACGGTTTCACCGGGCTGATCGGTGAACTGCGCGAGCAGATCCTCGACAGCGACCAGGTGGTCTACAAGCCGCTGGAGGTGGTGTTCGTCAGCGAGCCCTGGTACCGCGGCCGTGTCGTGCTGATTGGCGACGCGGTGCACGCCACGACGCCGCACCTGGGCCAGGGCGCTGGCATGGCCATTGAAGATGCCGTGGTGCTCGGCGAAGAGCTGGTCGCCGACGGCAGCGTCGAACAGCAGCTCGAACGCTTCATGGCGCGCCGATACGAGCGCTGCAAATTCATCAGCGAAAGCTCGGTGCTGGCCGGTGACAAGGAAATGACCCACGACAGCGGCTTCGACCGGATCGGCCTGGTCAGGCGGATGCTCGAAGTCACGGCAGAGCCCATCTAA
- a CDS encoding Rieske (2Fe-2S) protein, translated as MSHDVIALCRLDELLEGQSRGFDPLGTGKDSVFALRHDGEVRVYRNSCPHLEVRLEYRKDRFLSVDGSQIVCYAHGARFLPDSGLCVYGPCLGEHLTALKWQAQADWLVLEAGQLEACAPESTYRGC; from the coding sequence ATGAGTCACGACGTGATTGCGCTATGTCGCCTGGATGAACTGCTCGAAGGGCAGTCCCGTGGGTTCGATCCCCTGGGCACGGGAAAGGACAGCGTGTTTGCGCTGCGCCATGACGGCGAGGTGCGGGTTTATCGCAACAGTTGCCCGCACCTGGAGGTGCGCCTGGAGTACCGCAAGGACCGTTTTCTCAGCGTCGATGGCAGCCAGATTGTCTGTTACGCCCATGGTGCCCGCTTCCTTCCGGACAGTGGCCTGTGCGTCTACGGGCCGTGTCTGGGCGAGCACCTGACGGCTTTGAAATGGCAGGCGCAGGCCGATTGGCTGGTGCTTGAAGCGGGTCAATTGGAGGCGTGTGCACCTGAGTCAACGTATCGCGGTTGCTGA
- a CDS encoding VOC family protein encodes MNIIGLDALIFGVDDIQACTHCLRDYGLQPVDVDSEGGRFEALDGTAVIIRRADDARLPAAIGPAPSIRETIYGVASVADLEAIADELGRDRLVTRGADGSVHSVDDMGFALGFQISVRRPYSAPADLTNAPGHAPQRPVNQPGITPDMQALPRTLSHVVYFVPDAAKAEAFYKRLGFTTTDTFVGAGPFMRPAGSDDHHCLFMIQTPPHMKGCEHFTFHMGSGTEVLLAGRRFEQQGWTSFWGPGRHLFGSNWFWYFNSPLGCHIEYDADMDKHDDAWQARQAPLSADNSQLFLFTSREKWFPSGPPPKQA; translated from the coding sequence ATGAACATCATTGGCCTTGATGCCTTGATTTTTGGCGTCGACGACATTCAAGCCTGTACCCATTGCCTGCGTGACTATGGCCTGCAACCTGTCGATGTCGACAGCGAGGGCGGCCGTTTTGAAGCCCTCGACGGCACGGCCGTGATTATCCGTCGTGCTGACGATGCCCGTCTGCCGGCGGCCATCGGGCCAGCGCCCTCGATTCGTGAAACCATTTATGGCGTGGCCAGCGTCGCTGATCTTGAGGCCATCGCCGATGAGTTGGGGCGCGATCGCCTGGTGACCCGTGGCGCGGATGGTTCGGTGCACAGTGTGGACGATATGGGGTTTGCCCTGGGTTTCCAGATCAGTGTACGGCGCCCCTACAGCGCGCCAGCCGACCTGACCAATGCGCCGGGCCATGCTCCCCAGCGTCCGGTCAACCAACCGGGCATCACCCCCGACATGCAGGCCCTGCCACGCACCCTTTCCCACGTGGTGTATTTCGTGCCGGATGCGGCCAAGGCCGAGGCCTTTTACAAACGCCTGGGCTTCACGACCACCGACACCTTCGTGGGCGCCGGCCCGTTCATGCGTCCAGCCGGTTCCGATGACCACCATTGCCTGTTCATGATCCAGACGCCACCGCACATGAAGGGTTGCGAGCACTTCACCTTTCACATGGGCAGCGGCACGGAAGTGCTGCTGGCCGGGCGCCGTTTCGAACAGCAAGGCTGGACCAGTTTCTGGGGGCCGGGCCGTCACCTCTTCGGCTCCAACTGGTTCTGGTACTTCAACAGCCCGCTGGGCTGCCACATCGAATACGACGCCGACATGGACAAGCACGATGACGCCTGGCAAGCGCGTCAGGCGCCGTTGTCGGCGGATAACTCGCAGTTGTTCCTGTTCACGTCCCGGGAAAAATGGTTCCCCAGCGGCCCGCCGCCCAAGCAGGCCTGA
- a CDS encoding LysR family transcriptional regulator, translated as MRFNHLDLNLLVALDVLLEEQNITRAAERLHMTQSATSGVLGRLRLYFEDELLAQVGRKMQPTPYARELAAPVRQVLLTIQSSITAKPVFDPATSKRHFRLITSDYLISVLFARVIQKISLEAPHITFELLGPGDASTELLMRGEADMMIVPERYLIEGHPSQLLFEEEHVCVVWDGNTQVGDSITLDQYIEMGHVSVIFGRNRQLSVEEWLMSQYGFTRRMEVVTHDFNTLPQLIVGTQRVATMLQRMARLYADYLPLRIVQPPVKIPVMREFMLWHRTMEGDPMHRWLRAKISQIINELEQ; from the coding sequence ATGCGTTTTAACCACTTGGATCTCAACCTCCTGGTGGCGCTGGATGTGTTACTGGAAGAGCAGAACATCACACGCGCCGCCGAACGCCTGCACATGACCCAATCCGCCACCAGCGGCGTACTGGGCAGGCTGCGCCTCTACTTCGAAGACGAACTGCTGGCGCAGGTCGGGCGCAAGATGCAACCCACGCCCTACGCCCGCGAACTGGCGGCGCCCGTGCGCCAGGTACTGCTGACGATCCAGTCCTCGATCACCGCCAAACCGGTGTTCGACCCTGCCACCAGCAAGCGCCATTTTCGCCTGATCACGTCGGACTATCTGATCAGCGTTCTGTTTGCCCGGGTGATCCAGAAGATCTCCCTGGAAGCCCCGCACATTACCTTCGAACTGCTGGGCCCTGGCGATGCCTCCACCGAGCTGCTGATGCGCGGCGAGGCCGACATGATGATCGTGCCCGAGCGCTACCTGATCGAAGGCCACCCATCGCAACTGCTGTTCGAAGAAGAGCATGTTTGCGTGGTGTGGGACGGCAACACCCAAGTGGGCGACAGCATCACCCTCGATCAGTACATCGAGATGGGGCATGTCTCGGTGATTTTCGGCCGCAACCGGCAGTTGAGCGTCGAAGAATGGCTGATGAGCCAGTACGGTTTCACGCGGCGCATGGAAGTGGTGACCCACGACTTCAACACCTTGCCGCAGTTGATCGTCGGCACCCAACGCGTCGCCACCATGCTCCAGCGCATGGCCAGGCTCTATGCCGACTACCTGCCGCTGCGCATCGTGCAACCCCCGGTGAAGATCCCGGTGATGCGTGAGTTCATGCTATGGCACCGGACCATGGAGGGGGATCCGATGCACCGTTGGCTGCGGGCGAAGATCAGTCAAATCATCAACGAGTTGGAGCAGTAG
- a CDS encoding alpha/beta hydrolase family protein, translating to MFRYFPTNYVWNLSVDLAIEMGARIGEIEEMCAPLQEAAKQPDAAGSKAFRETWANMADKLCGLAEEDEAKGRMLSAGEKYNRAATYYLSCERLQAHGAPGRTQLYQRFLHTFQRGIELARENCERVEIPYEGKHLSGLLVRAEGVSGPAPILVQVNGLDSTKEMKYRVGLPAWLAKRGVSSLIIDQPGTGEALRLHHLTARFDSEHWASRVVDWLETRDDIDAKRIGLEGVSLGGYYCPRAVAFEPRFACGVVWGANHDWRDVQKRRMEKEGSFPVPHYWSHVSWVWGAKDTDEFMTIAENVHLDGILDRIKVPFLVTHGEKDSQIPLKWAHRTYEQLVNSPKRELKIFTEREGGVQHSSFDNSINAGQYIADWVAEVLGGHTA from the coding sequence ATGTTTCGCTACTTCCCGACCAACTACGTATGGAACCTCTCCGTCGATCTGGCCATTGAAATGGGCGCCCGCATCGGCGAAATCGAAGAGATGTGTGCGCCACTGCAAGAAGCCGCCAAGCAGCCGGATGCCGCCGGCAGCAAGGCCTTCCGTGAAACCTGGGCGAACATGGCCGACAAGCTGTGCGGCCTGGCTGAAGAAGACGAAGCCAAAGGCCGAATGTTGTCAGCCGGCGAAAAATACAACCGCGCCGCCACCTATTACCTGAGCTGCGAACGCCTGCAGGCCCATGGTGCTCCTGGCCGCACGCAGCTGTACCAACGCTTTCTGCACACCTTCCAACGCGGTATCGAGCTGGCGCGAGAAAACTGCGAGCGCGTTGAGATCCCTTACGAAGGCAAACACCTTTCCGGTCTGCTGGTTCGTGCCGAAGGCGTCAGCGGCCCGGCGCCGATTCTGGTGCAGGTCAATGGACTGGATTCCACCAAAGAAATGAAATACCGCGTCGGCCTGCCCGCCTGGCTGGCCAAACGTGGCGTGTCGTCATTGATCATCGACCAACCCGGCACGGGCGAAGCACTGCGCCTGCATCACCTGACGGCGCGTTTCGACAGCGAGCATTGGGCCAGCCGCGTGGTGGACTGGCTGGAAACCCGCGACGACATCGACGCCAAACGTATTGGCCTGGAAGGCGTGTCGCTCGGCGGCTATTACTGCCCGCGCGCGGTCGCCTTCGAACCGCGCTTCGCTTGCGGCGTAGTGTGGGGTGCCAACCATGACTGGCGTGATGTGCAGAAGCGTCGCATGGAAAAGGAAGGCAGTTTCCCGGTGCCGCATTACTGGTCGCATGTGTCGTGGGTATGGGGCGCCAAGGATACGGACGAATTCATGACCATCGCAGAGAACGTCCATCTGGACGGCATCCTGGATCGCATCAAGGTGCCCTTCCTGGTCACCCACGGTGAAAAGGACTCGCAGATTCCGCTTAAGTGGGCACACCGAACCTATGAGCAACTGGTAAACAGTCCAAAGCGCGAGCTGAAAATTTTCACCGAACGCGAAGGGGGTGTGCAGCATTCAAGTTTTGATAACAGCATCAATGCCGGTCAGTACATTGCCGACTGGGTGGCTGAAGTGCTCGGTGGTCATACCGCATGA
- a CDS encoding TonB-dependent siderophore receptor, giving the protein MASSCNLAKLALAISLISGMSPVQVVLAATAQEAAAQFNVPAGSLDQTLLAIGQQTGRTISFDPALAKNYRVPAVTGLLSTEQAIAQALRSTDLRLGITGNGTLTIERAPQAAVAPAATNNDAVLPRITVSSSTENEDAEVYNPSNATGAMRGNTSIQETPRSVQVISNKLLTDRQASSLEDALRSSGGVTTWQNNRGVNSYFIRGFSVANTSTNGVADVGAGATPIEGLDRVEVIKGPDSIMTGSAGSSGSINLVRKAPITTPLHQLRVDVTSKGEFQQALDLGGALSDDKQFSYRLNLIHMTANESEPDYNGGRRDYIAPVIRWKDDDTSLTIGAEFQGRRGTPGAATYFYQGKIQKLSNYRITGKDDRITGNTKTGYYEFSHNFTDNLTFESKATYTREEDQIHLWEPGGAGGAPAYGPNGLIRSRGLQSGSNTDSFNTQNNIIYTLTTGILEQKLLAGVDYQHYTTTAFDTANRASASGNLNLGHDFDLPEFSYTSPNYYRSGSYLQTQKGLLLQDLVKVGDKTHVMLAARRTLYSANSTIYVPDLPDYPANIRGTSSQEDFKSSKWVPSYGISYDITPDVTVYANHYKGFQANNVADNATGAPLPPRQSDSKEAGVKVKFNDDALTLTSAIFQMEETGVPVSDGFGRTIGNQGRKSKGVDFDLAGEIFPGWAINASYTYSDFAEPSGPQARNPSFSDVTQTVGQPKHSGSVWTSYELLDGTFRGLGAGVGVNAYSSTVNGYASGYNYFTLPGGAQTDASIFYRQKDWSLTLGVKNIFDRTLYSYTATPAYIGVRAERTTRLTATYNF; this is encoded by the coding sequence ATGGCATCAAGCTGCAATTTGGCAAAACTCGCTTTGGCTATTTCGCTGATTTCTGGAATGTCACCTGTGCAAGTTGTCCTGGCGGCAACCGCGCAAGAGGCCGCAGCGCAGTTCAATGTTCCTGCGGGCTCGCTGGACCAGACACTTCTGGCAATCGGGCAACAGACCGGAAGAACCATATCCTTCGACCCGGCCTTGGCTAAAAATTACCGCGTGCCGGCGGTTACCGGACTCTTGAGCACCGAGCAAGCCATCGCTCAGGCATTGCGCAGCACTGACCTGCGCCTGGGTATCACCGGCAACGGCACACTGACCATTGAACGTGCTCCGCAAGCCGCCGTAGCGCCAGCGGCGACCAATAACGATGCCGTACTTCCCCGCATAACCGTGAGCAGCAGCACCGAAAACGAGGATGCGGAGGTCTACAACCCAAGCAATGCCACTGGCGCAATGCGGGGCAACACCTCCATTCAGGAAACGCCACGCTCGGTTCAGGTAATCAGTAACAAACTGTTGACCGACCGCCAAGCCTCTTCCCTCGAAGACGCGTTGCGCAGCTCTGGCGGCGTAACAACCTGGCAAAATAACCGCGGAGTCAATAGTTACTTCATTCGGGGCTTCAGCGTTGCGAACACCAGCACCAATGGGGTGGCGGATGTTGGCGCCGGTGCTACACCCATCGAGGGGTTGGACCGTGTCGAAGTCATCAAAGGTCCGGACTCCATCATGACCGGCAGCGCGGGTTCTTCGGGCTCGATCAATCTGGTCCGCAAAGCGCCGATCACCACGCCATTGCATCAACTTCGCGTGGACGTGACCAGCAAAGGTGAATTTCAGCAAGCGCTGGATCTCGGGGGGGCGTTGAGTGATGACAAACAGTTCAGCTATCGACTTAACCTCATCCATATGACGGCTAATGAAAGCGAGCCGGATTACAACGGCGGCCGTCGTGACTATATCGCTCCTGTCATACGCTGGAAGGATGACGATACCAGCCTGACGATTGGCGCAGAATTCCAAGGCCGGCGAGGCACGCCAGGCGCTGCGACGTACTTCTACCAAGGCAAGATACAAAAGCTTTCCAATTACCGCATCACCGGCAAGGATGATCGAATCACCGGTAATACCAAAACAGGTTATTACGAATTCAGTCACAACTTCACGGACAACCTCACGTTTGAAAGCAAGGCGACCTATACCCGTGAAGAAGATCAGATTCACCTATGGGAGCCAGGGGGGGCGGGTGGTGCTCCGGCCTACGGGCCGAACGGCTTGATCCGCTCTAGAGGCCTACAATCGGGATCGAACACCGATTCCTTCAACACCCAAAACAATATTATTTACACGTTGACCACCGGTATTCTCGAACAGAAACTTCTGGCTGGGGTTGACTACCAACACTACACAACAACGGCGTTTGACACTGCGAATCGGGCTTCAGCCAGCGGCAACCTCAACCTGGGCCACGACTTCGATCTACCTGAATTCAGTTACACATCCCCCAACTATTACCGCTCCGGCAGCTATCTTCAGACCCAAAAGGGGCTGTTGTTGCAGGACTTGGTCAAGGTTGGCGATAAGACACACGTCATGCTTGCCGCGAGACGTACGCTGTACAGTGCCAACTCGACTATTTATGTACCCGACCTGCCCGATTATCCGGCCAATATACGTGGCACGTCCTCTCAGGAGGATTTCAAGAGCAGCAAGTGGGTTCCGAGCTACGGCATCAGCTACGACATCACGCCCGATGTAACGGTGTATGCAAACCATTACAAAGGTTTCCAGGCCAACAACGTTGCTGATAACGCCACTGGCGCGCCGCTGCCTCCTAGACAAAGCGATTCAAAGGAGGCCGGGGTAAAAGTGAAGTTCAACGACGACGCTCTGACCTTGACCAGCGCCATTTTCCAGATGGAAGAAACCGGCGTACCAGTCTCCGATGGATTTGGCCGAACGATCGGTAACCAAGGGCGAAAGTCCAAGGGCGTGGATTTTGACCTGGCCGGTGAAATTTTCCCGGGCTGGGCAATCAATGCCAGCTATACCTATAGTGATTTCGCCGAGCCGTCAGGGCCACAAGCGAGGAACCCCTCTTTTTCCGACGTCACTCAAACGGTCGGCCAGCCAAAACACTCTGGCAGCGTCTGGACCTCCTATGAACTATTGGACGGCACGTTCAGAGGCTTGGGAGCGGGGGTAGGCGTGAATGCCTATAGCAGCACGGTAAACGGGTACGCTTCAGGCTACAATTACTTCACCCTTCCGGGCGGGGCTCAGACTGACGCGTCGATTTTCTACCGGCAGAAAGACTGGTCACTGACGTTGGGCGTCAAAAACATCTTTGACCGCACGCTTTACTCATACACGGCGACGCCAGCCTATATCGGGGTGCGGGCTGAGCGTACAACCCGGTTGACAGCGACCTATAATTTCTAA
- a CDS encoding sigma-70 family RNA polymerase sigma factor yields MAATDSLIRSDFLTVVFRSDYRWLTARLRYKLGCRYNAEDVASEAFTQLAAMPTLQEVKEPRAMLTTIANRVMYELSRRRDLERAYMDALALAPEACHPSPEEQHLLMESLLAVDKALEGLSVNARSAFLYSQLDGLTYAQIGELLGVSAARVRQYMVKALRCCYEAARHEQGI; encoded by the coding sequence ATGGCCGCCACTGACTCTCTTATTCGATCCGACTTCCTGACTGTGGTCTTTCGCAGCGACTACCGCTGGCTGACTGCACGCTTGCGGTACAAGCTTGGCTGCCGATACAACGCCGAAGATGTCGCTTCCGAGGCCTTCACCCAGTTGGCTGCAATGCCCACCCTGCAGGAAGTCAAAGAGCCACGGGCGATGCTCACCACCATCGCCAACCGGGTCATGTATGAACTGTCGCGTCGCCGGGACCTGGAACGAGCCTATATGGATGCCCTGGCTCTGGCACCCGAGGCGTGTCATCCTTCGCCGGAAGAGCAGCACTTGCTGATGGAGTCACTGTTGGCGGTCGACAAGGCGCTGGAAGGGCTGTCGGTCAATGCCCGGAGCGCGTTCCTGTACAGCCAGCTCGACGGTTTGACCTACGCGCAAATTGGTGAACTGCTCGGAGTCTCGGCGGCTCGAGTTCGCCAATATATGGTCAAGGCACTGCGGTGCTGTTATGAGGCGGCTCGCCATGAGCAAGGTATCTAA
- a CDS encoding FecR family protein codes for MSKVSKNNTDDAAEQAIEWMVLLRSGEATLDDEHEFAAWRARSAEHDQACAYIEATLGRIPLRLAPTQHQAVRSTLLAPSRRREFLRNALCVAAVGVMGGALVDRTYPVGNLLADLSTRTSERRTLTLGDGSSLTLNARSAVNIDIDEVRGKRKIKLIEGEMLLQAAASRLPLSIQLTGGRVELGDGRLSIRHLNDGFRVAALTGPVQVWDAAGNSRMLAVGQGASVGTNGFNIFPISAVAECSWTRGLLVVDDQPLATVIEALRNYRTGVVRLDPHAAAMRVSGIFPLDDSDTAIESIAQTLPIIVQRTTGFWVSISAA; via the coding sequence ATGAGCAAGGTATCTAAGAACAATACTGACGACGCAGCCGAGCAGGCGATCGAGTGGATGGTGTTACTGCGTTCCGGTGAAGCCACGCTCGACGATGAGCACGAATTCGCCGCCTGGCGAGCCCGCAGTGCGGAACACGATCAGGCCTGTGCCTACATAGAAGCGACGCTGGGCCGGATTCCACTCAGGCTGGCACCTACCCAGCATCAGGCGGTGCGCTCTACATTACTGGCACCATCGCGTCGTCGTGAGTTCCTGCGCAACGCCCTGTGCGTGGCAGCAGTAGGCGTAATGGGTGGCGCGCTGGTCGATAGAACCTATCCGGTCGGCAACCTCCTCGCCGATCTTTCGACCCGCACCTCAGAGCGTCGGACCTTGACCTTGGGTGACGGCAGTTCGCTTACGCTGAATGCGCGCAGTGCGGTCAACATCGATATCGATGAGGTTCGCGGCAAGCGCAAGATCAAATTGATTGAAGGGGAAATGCTGCTGCAGGCAGCGGCTTCCAGGCTACCCCTTAGTATTCAGTTGACGGGCGGCCGGGTGGAACTGGGCGATGGTCGCCTGTCCATCCGGCATCTGAATGATGGCTTCAGGGTGGCGGCCCTCACCGGGCCTGTGCAGGTATGGGATGCGGCCGGCAATTCGCGCATGCTTGCCGTAGGGCAAGGCGCTTCGGTAGGGACGAATGGCTTCAATATCTTCCCTATCTCCGCTGTAGCCGAATGTAGCTGGACGCGGGGGCTGCTGGTGGTCGATGACCAGCCGCTGGCGACCGTGATCGAAGCCCTGCGCAACTATCGTACCGGCGTGGTGCGGTTGGATCCTCATGCCGCCGCCATGCGGGTGAGTGGCATATTCCCGTTGGACGACAGCGACACTGCCATCGAATCAATAGCGCAAACCCTGCCGATTATCGTACAGCGCACCACGGGTTTCTGGGTCAGCATCAGCGCTGCCTGA
- a CDS encoding STN domain-containing protein: MACSLADQRDYSIAGGTLSNALLEVGRLNGCSIVFDPGLISQMHSDGVRGHFSGYDVARMLLHSSGFELVLTANGTLTLQPADIQVKRTSAGRGV, translated from the coding sequence ATGGCTTGCAGCTTGGCCGATCAGCGCGATTACTCGATAGCTGGCGGCACGTTGAGCAACGCGCTGCTTGAAGTTGGGCGTCTCAACGGGTGCTCGATCGTGTTTGATCCGGGTTTGATCAGCCAGATGCACAGTGATGGCGTTCGCGGCCATTTTAGTGGCTACGACGTTGCGCGGATGCTCCTGCATAGCTCGGGGTTCGAATTGGTGCTCACTGCCAACGGAACCCTGACCCTGCAGCCAGCGGATATCCAGGTCAAGCGTACGAGTGCGGGGAGAGGCGTGTGA